In the genome of Brienomyrus brachyistius isolate T26 chromosome 17, BBRACH_0.4, whole genome shotgun sequence, one region contains:
- the dpagt1 gene encoding UDP-N-acetylglucosamine--dolichyl-phosphate N-acetylglucosaminephosphotransferase isoform X7, whose protein sequence is MSQLPVLPLLINLCLSVLGCLATVKLIPAFKEHFITARLFGMDLNKTKKTEIPESQGVISGTVFLIILFCFIPVPFLSCFMGEQCKAFPHDEFVQLIGALLAICCMIFLGFADDVLNLRWRHKLLLPTVASLPLLMVYFTNFGNTLIVVPKPFRALLGMHLDLGILYYVYMGMLAVFCTNAINILAGINGIESGQALFISGSLIVFNMLELNGDFRDDHIFSLYFMIPFFFTTLALFYHNWYPSAVFVGDTFCYFAGMTFAVVGILGHFSKTMLLFFIPQVLNFLYSLPQLFHLVPCPRHRLPRLNPETGKLGMSYSKFKKKDLCKLGALILKVAETLKLVDVQQGLEGDGEFVQCNNMTLINLVLKVLGPMHERTLTSVMLLTQVLGSAVAFGIRYHLVRLFYDV, encoded by the exons ATGTCCCAGTTGCCAGTGCTCCCGCTTCTGATCAACCTCTGCTTGTCTGTGCTGGGATGTTTGGCCACAGTAAAGCTCATTCCAGCTTTCAAAGAGCATTTCATTACGGCCAGATTGTTTGGCATGGACCTGAATAAAACCAAGAAAACGGAGAT TCCTGAATCTCAAGGTGTCATCAGTGGAACAGTGTTCCTCATCATCCTCTTCTGCTTCATCCCGGTGCCCTTTCTCAGCTGTTTCATGGGGGAGCAGTGTAAGGCTTTCCCTCATGATGAG TTTGTTCAGTTGATTGGTGCCCTGCTAGCGATCTGCTGCATGATCTTCCTGGGTTTTGCCGATGATGTGCTGAACCTCCGTTGGCGCCACAAGCTGCTCCTGCCCACGGTGGCCTCATTGCCCTTGCTCATGGTCTACTTCACCAACTTTGGCAACACTCTCATTGTGGTGCCCAAGCCCTTCCGTGCTCTGCTGGGCATGCACCTTGACCTGG GGATCCTGTACTATGTGTACATGGGGATGTTGGCTGTGTTCTGTACCAATGCCATCAACATACTGGCTGGCATCAATGGCATAGAGTCTGGGCAAGCTCTCTTCATCTCAGGCTCCCTCATAGTCTTCAACATGCTGGAGTTGAATG gtgactTCAGAGACGACCACATTTTCTCCCTTTACTTCATGATCCCCTTCTTCTTCACCACGCTGGCTCTCTTCTACCACAACTG GTACCCATCAGCAGTGTTTGTGGGTGACACCTTCTGCTATTTTGCTGGGATGACCTTTGCTGTGGTTGGAATACTGGGCCACTTCAGCAAGACTATGCTGCTCTTCTTCATACCTCAAGTGCTTAACTTCCTGTACTCGCTGCCTCAGCTCTTCCACCTGGTTCCCTGCCCACGACACCGTCTGCCCAG ACTAAATCCTGAAACAGGAAAACTGGGCATGAGCTACTCCAAATTTAAGAAGAAGGACCTCTGCAAATTAGGAGCCCTCATTCTAAAG GTGGCAGAGACATTAAAGCTTGTAGATGTGCAGCAAGGCCTAGAGGGAGATGGAGAGTTTGTACAATGCAACAACATGACCCTCATCAACCTGGTGCTGAAGGTTCTGGGACCCATGCATGAAAGAACCCTGACGAGCGTAATGCTGCTCACACAG GTGCTTGGGAGCGCTGTGGCTTTTGGGATTCGCTATCACCTGGTACGTCTCTTCTATGATGTGTAA
- the dpagt1 gene encoding UDP-N-acetylglucosamine--dolichyl-phosphate N-acetylglucosaminephosphotransferase isoform X8, with protein MSQLPVLPLLINLCLSVLGCLATVKLIPAFKEHFITARLFGMDLNKTKKTEIPESQGVISGTVFLIILFCFIPVPFLSCFMGEQCKAFPHDEFVQLIGALLAICCMIFLGFADDVLNLRWRHKLLLPTVASLPLLMVYFTNFGNTLIVVPKPFRALLGMHLDLGILYYVYMGMLAVFCTNAINILAGINGIESGQALFISGSLIVFNMLELNGDFRDDHIFSLYFMIPFFFTTLALFYHNWYPSAVFVGDTFCYFAGMTFAVVGILGHFSKTMLLFFIPQVLNFLYSLPQLFHLVPCPRHRLPRLNPETGKLGMSYSKFKKKDLCKLGALILKVAETLKLVDVQQGLEGDGEFVQCNNMTLINLVLKVLGPMHERTLTSVMLLTQVLGSAVAFGIRYHLVRLFYDV; from the exons ATGTCCCAGTTGCCAGTGCTCCCGCTTCTGATCAACCTCTGCTTGTCTGTGCTGGGATGTTTGGCCACAGTAAAGCTCATTCCAGCTTTCAAAGAGCATTTCATTACGGCCAGATTGTTTGGCATGGACCTGAATAAAACCAAGAAAACGGAGAT TCCTGAATCTCAAGGTGTCATCAGTGGAACAGTGTTCCTCATCATCCTCTTCTGCTTCATCCCGGTGCCCTTTCTCAGCTGTTTCATGGGGGAGCAGTGTAAGGCTTTCCCTCATGATGAG TTTGTTCAGTTGATTGGTGCCCTGCTAGCGATCTGCTGCATGATCTTCCTGGGTTTTGCCGATGATGTGCTGAACCTCCGTTGGCGCCACAAGCTGCTCCTGCCCACGGTGGCCTCATTGCCCTTGCTCATGGTCTACTTCACCAACTTTGGCAACACTCTCATTGTGGTGCCCAAGCCCTTCCGTGCTCTGCTGGGCATGCACCTTGACCTGG GGATCCTGTACTATGTGTACATGGGGATGTTGGCTGTGTTCTGTACCAATGCCATCAACATACTGGCTGGCATCAATGGCATAGAGTCTGGGCAAGCTCTCTTCATCTCAGGCTCCCTCATAGTCTTCAACATGCTGGAGTTGAATG gtgactTCAGAGACGACCACATTTTCTCCCTTTACTTCATGATCCCCTTCTTCTTCACCACGCTGGCTCTCTTCTACCACAACTG GTACCCATCAGCAGTGTTTGTGGGTGACACCTTCTGCTATTTTGCTGGGATGACCTTTGCTGTGGTTGGAATACTGGGCCACTTCAGCAAGACTATGCTGCTCTTCTTCATACCTCAAGTGCTTAACTTCCTGTACTCGCTGCCTCAGCTCTTCCACCTGGTTCCCTGCCCACGACACCGTCTGCCCAG ACTAAATCCTGAAACAGGAAAACTGGGCATGAGCTACTCCAAATTTAAGAAGAAGGACCTCTGCAAATTAGGAGCCCTCATTCTAAAG GTGGCAGAGACATTAAAGCTTGTAGATGTGCAGCAAGGCCTAGAGGGAGATGGAGAGTTTGTACAATGCAACAACATGACCCTCATCAACCTGGTGCTGAAGGTTCTGGGACCCATGCATGAAAGAACCCTGACGAGCGTAATGCTGCTCACACAG
- the dpagt1 gene encoding UDP-N-acetylglucosamine--dolichyl-phosphate N-acetylglucosaminephosphotransferase isoform X11: MSQLPVLPLLINLCLSVLGCLATVKLIPAFKEHFITARLFGMDLNKTKKTEIPESQGVISGTVFLIILFCFIPVPFLSCFMGEQCKAFPHDEFVQLIGALLAICCMIFLGFADDVLNLRWRHKLLLPTVASLPLLMVYFTNFGNTLIVVPKPFRALLGMHLDLGILYYVYMGMLAVFCTNAINILAGINGIESGQALFISGSLIVFNMLELNGDFRDDHIFSLYFMIPFFFTTLALFYHNWYPSAVFVGDTFCYFAGMTFAVVGILGHFSKTMLLFFIPQVLNFLYSLPQLFHLVPCPRHRLPRLNPETGKLGMSYSKFKKKDLCKLGALILK, encoded by the exons ATGTCCCAGTTGCCAGTGCTCCCGCTTCTGATCAACCTCTGCTTGTCTGTGCTGGGATGTTTGGCCACAGTAAAGCTCATTCCAGCTTTCAAAGAGCATTTCATTACGGCCAGATTGTTTGGCATGGACCTGAATAAAACCAAGAAAACGGAGAT TCCTGAATCTCAAGGTGTCATCAGTGGAACAGTGTTCCTCATCATCCTCTTCTGCTTCATCCCGGTGCCCTTTCTCAGCTGTTTCATGGGGGAGCAGTGTAAGGCTTTCCCTCATGATGAG TTTGTTCAGTTGATTGGTGCCCTGCTAGCGATCTGCTGCATGATCTTCCTGGGTTTTGCCGATGATGTGCTGAACCTCCGTTGGCGCCACAAGCTGCTCCTGCCCACGGTGGCCTCATTGCCCTTGCTCATGGTCTACTTCACCAACTTTGGCAACACTCTCATTGTGGTGCCCAAGCCCTTCCGTGCTCTGCTGGGCATGCACCTTGACCTGG GGATCCTGTACTATGTGTACATGGGGATGTTGGCTGTGTTCTGTACCAATGCCATCAACATACTGGCTGGCATCAATGGCATAGAGTCTGGGCAAGCTCTCTTCATCTCAGGCTCCCTCATAGTCTTCAACATGCTGGAGTTGAATG gtgactTCAGAGACGACCACATTTTCTCCCTTTACTTCATGATCCCCTTCTTCTTCACCACGCTGGCTCTCTTCTACCACAACTG GTACCCATCAGCAGTGTTTGTGGGTGACACCTTCTGCTATTTTGCTGGGATGACCTTTGCTGTGGTTGGAATACTGGGCCACTTCAGCAAGACTATGCTGCTCTTCTTCATACCTCAAGTGCTTAACTTCCTGTACTCGCTGCCTCAGCTCTTCCACCTGGTTCCCTGCCCACGACACCGTCTGCCCAG ACTAAATCCTGAAACAGGAAAACTGGGCATGAGCTACTCCAAATTTAAGAAGAAGGACCTCTGCAAATTAGGAGCCCTCATTCTAAAG TAG
- the LOC125712272 gene encoding phospholipid transfer protein C2CD2L-like isoform X1, with protein MAVTVFDYISYIFFVILFFFSLLTVVGWAVQHSLGKRALRKMASPLSVNSKPKIFPPAVWDSLLKLSFGWQEEDTYNGLKSLLSSLLSFEPMRENCRQAWVQALNKQACRPGSSIRINFGENLPFPASASIDCITYADQSAHSMVLHCNCTVETVTFPVTVTQQSPATVSVDTFQVTIAPVQAQMVVHLEDMDKEGLLASWTFSQQPLLHLTVLPCQVQQEVDTEFDLNVVGELVKSTIINSQPAVVLCLRTGDPELTSQEENSHHGDLNPSLPVLSGVPESHCHSSLKMDVVERQPTGNSVGYPVDTSPIQTLDSEVSDRQDSKVGAAVQPMVESSEKAAKGTPPKRVTLKALIDEDGSTSLAGGLTAMDTGHESGMMREVAHSNNGERPSVYDPGWELGSTGALETHSLKDQKGGFLRSSTRLLLRKKSRQKDPSLSRSHEDVADSSSGCSPRRRSSSFSRRLIKRFSLRSRSGGKSNLGGGLG; from the exons ATGGCCGTGACGGTATTTGACTACATCAGTTACATCTTTTTCGTGATCCTTTTTTTCTTCTCGTTGCTGACCGTCGTTGGCTGGGCTGTACAGCATAGTTTGGGCAAACGGGCTCTTCGTAAGATGGCTTCGCCGCTTTCTGTTAATTCAAAACCCAAAATTTTCCCGCCAGCCGTATGGGACTCTTTGCTGAAGCTGAGTTTCGGATGGCAGGAAGAAGACACCTATAACGGGCTGAAAAGCTTATTGTCGTCGCTGCTCTCGTTCGAACCCATGAGGGAAAACTGTCGCCAGGCTTGGGTTCAAGCACTCAATAAGCAAGCTTGCAGACCCGGG aGTTCAATACGAATAAACTTTGGAGAGAACCTGCCGTTTCCAGCGTCTGCTAGCATTGACTGCATAACATatgctgaccaatcagcacacagcatg GTGTTGCACTGCAACTGTACAGTGGAAACAGTAACATTTCCTGTGACTGTCACCCAGCAGTCACCTGCAACAGTATCTGTGGATACATTCCAGGTTACCATAGCACCGGTGCAGGCACAG ATGGTAGTGCATCTGGAGGACATGGATAAAGAAGGTCTTCTTGCATCATGGACCTTTTCCCAGCAGCCCCTATTGCACCTGACAGTGTTGCCATGCCAAGTCCAGCAAGAG GTTGACACAGAGTTTGACTTAAACGTAGTGGGTGAGCTAGTGAAGAGCACTATTATCAACAGCCAGCCTGCTGTGGTTCTCTGCCTCAGAACCGGTGATCCAGAACTCACG TCCCAGGAAGAAAACAGCCACCATGGAGACCTGAATCCCAGCTTGCCTGTCCTTTCCGGAGTGCCAG AGTCACACTGtcactcctctttaaagatggATGTGGTGGAGAGACAGCCTACAGGGAATTCAGTGGGTTACCCTGTGGACACCAGTCCCATCCAAACAT TGGACAGTGAGGTCTCTGACAGGCAGGACTCCAAGGTTGGggctgctgttcagccaatggtGGAGTCTTCTGAGAAAGCAGCAAAGGGGACACCTCCCAAGAGGGTCACGCTGAAG GCCCTGATCGATGAGGATGGCTCCACCTCATTGGCTGGAGGTCTTACAGCGATGGACACGGGACATGAGTCGGGCATGATGAGGGAGGTCGCACACTCCAACAATGGCGAGCGACCTTCTGTGTACGACCCTGGATGGGAGCTGGGTTCCACAGGAGCACTGGAGACACACAGTCTAAAGGACCAGAAAG GGGGGTTCCTCCGCAGCAGCACCAGACTTCTGCTCCGGAAAAAGTCTCGGCAGAAGGACCCCAGTCTCAGCCGGTCCCATGAGGATGTTGCCGATTCGAGCAGCGGCTGCTCACCACGCAGAAGGTCCAGCAGTTTTTCCCGGCGCCTCATCAAGCGGTTCTCCCTCCGCTCCAGATCTGGGGGGAAGTCCAACCTGGGTGGGGGTCTGGGCTGA
- the dpagt1 gene encoding UDP-N-acetylglucosamine--dolichyl-phosphate N-acetylglucosaminephosphotransferase isoform X14, producing MSQLPVLPLLINLCLSVLGCLATVKLIPAFKEHFITARLFGMDLNKTKKTEIPESQGVISGTVFLIILFCFIPVPFLSCFMGEQCKAFPHDEFVQLIGALLAICCMIFLGFADDVLNLRWRHKLLLPTVASLPLLMVYFTNFGNTLIVVPKPFRALLGMHLDLGILYYVYMGMLAVFCTNAINILAGINGIESGQALFISGSLIVFNMLELNGDFRDDHIFSLYFMIPFFFTTLALFYHNWYPSAVFVGDTFCYFAGMTFAVVGILGHFSKTMLLFFIPQVLNFLYSLPQLFHLVPCPRHRLPRLNPETGKLGMSYSKFKKKDLCKLGALILK from the exons ATGTCCCAGTTGCCAGTGCTCCCGCTTCTGATCAACCTCTGCTTGTCTGTGCTGGGATGTTTGGCCACAGTAAAGCTCATTCCAGCTTTCAAAGAGCATTTCATTACGGCCAGATTGTTTGGCATGGACCTGAATAAAACCAAGAAAACGGAGAT TCCTGAATCTCAAGGTGTCATCAGTGGAACAGTGTTCCTCATCATCCTCTTCTGCTTCATCCCGGTGCCCTTTCTCAGCTGTTTCATGGGGGAGCAGTGTAAGGCTTTCCCTCATGATGAG TTTGTTCAGTTGATTGGTGCCCTGCTAGCGATCTGCTGCATGATCTTCCTGGGTTTTGCCGATGATGTGCTGAACCTCCGTTGGCGCCACAAGCTGCTCCTGCCCACGGTGGCCTCATTGCCCTTGCTCATGGTCTACTTCACCAACTTTGGCAACACTCTCATTGTGGTGCCCAAGCCCTTCCGTGCTCTGCTGGGCATGCACCTTGACCTGG GGATCCTGTACTATGTGTACATGGGGATGTTGGCTGTGTTCTGTACCAATGCCATCAACATACTGGCTGGCATCAATGGCATAGAGTCTGGGCAAGCTCTCTTCATCTCAGGCTCCCTCATAGTCTTCAACATGCTGGAGTTGAATG gtgactTCAGAGACGACCACATTTTCTCCCTTTACTTCATGATCCCCTTCTTCTTCACCACGCTGGCTCTCTTCTACCACAACTG GTACCCATCAGCAGTGTTTGTGGGTGACACCTTCTGCTATTTTGCTGGGATGACCTTTGCTGTGGTTGGAATACTGGGCCACTTCAGCAAGACTATGCTGCTCTTCTTCATACCTCAAGTGCTTAACTTCCTGTACTCGCTGCCTCAGCTCTTCCACCTGGTTCCCTGCCCACGACACCGTCTGCCCAG
- the LOC125712272 gene encoding phospholipid transfer protein C2CD2L-like isoform X2, with the protein MRENCRQAWVQALNKQACRPGSSIRINFGENLPFPASASIDCITYADQSAHSMVLHCNCTVETVTFPVTVTQQSPATVSVDTFQVTIAPVQAQMVVHLEDMDKEGLLASWTFSQQPLLHLTVLPCQVQQEVDTEFDLNVVGELVKSTIINSQPAVVLCLRTGDPELTSQEENSHHGDLNPSLPVLSGVPESHCHSSLKMDVVERQPTGNSVGYPVDTSPIQTLDSEVSDRQDSKVGAAVQPMVESSEKAAKGTPPKRVTLKALIDEDGSTSLAGGLTAMDTGHESGMMREVAHSNNGERPSVYDPGWELGSTGALETHSLKDQKGGFLRSSTRLLLRKKSRQKDPSLSRSHEDVADSSSGCSPRRRSSSFSRRLIKRFSLRSRSGGKSNLGGGLG; encoded by the exons ATGAGGGAAAACTGTCGCCAGGCTTGGGTTCAAGCACTCAATAAGCAAGCTTGCAGACCCGGG aGTTCAATACGAATAAACTTTGGAGAGAACCTGCCGTTTCCAGCGTCTGCTAGCATTGACTGCATAACATatgctgaccaatcagcacacagcatg GTGTTGCACTGCAACTGTACAGTGGAAACAGTAACATTTCCTGTGACTGTCACCCAGCAGTCACCTGCAACAGTATCTGTGGATACATTCCAGGTTACCATAGCACCGGTGCAGGCACAG ATGGTAGTGCATCTGGAGGACATGGATAAAGAAGGTCTTCTTGCATCATGGACCTTTTCCCAGCAGCCCCTATTGCACCTGACAGTGTTGCCATGCCAAGTCCAGCAAGAG GTTGACACAGAGTTTGACTTAAACGTAGTGGGTGAGCTAGTGAAGAGCACTATTATCAACAGCCAGCCTGCTGTGGTTCTCTGCCTCAGAACCGGTGATCCAGAACTCACG TCCCAGGAAGAAAACAGCCACCATGGAGACCTGAATCCCAGCTTGCCTGTCCTTTCCGGAGTGCCAG AGTCACACTGtcactcctctttaaagatggATGTGGTGGAGAGACAGCCTACAGGGAATTCAGTGGGTTACCCTGTGGACACCAGTCCCATCCAAACAT TGGACAGTGAGGTCTCTGACAGGCAGGACTCCAAGGTTGGggctgctgttcagccaatggtGGAGTCTTCTGAGAAAGCAGCAAAGGGGACACCTCCCAAGAGGGTCACGCTGAAG GCCCTGATCGATGAGGATGGCTCCACCTCATTGGCTGGAGGTCTTACAGCGATGGACACGGGACATGAGTCGGGCATGATGAGGGAGGTCGCACACTCCAACAATGGCGAGCGACCTTCTGTGTACGACCCTGGATGGGAGCTGGGTTCCACAGGAGCACTGGAGACACACAGTCTAAAGGACCAGAAAG GGGGGTTCCTCCGCAGCAGCACCAGACTTCTGCTCCGGAAAAAGTCTCGGCAGAAGGACCCCAGTCTCAGCCGGTCCCATGAGGATGTTGCCGATTCGAGCAGCGGCTGCTCACCACGCAGAAGGTCCAGCAGTTTTTCCCGGCGCCTCATCAAGCGGTTCTCCCTCCGCTCCAGATCTGGGGGGAAGTCCAACCTGGGTGGGGGTCTGGGCTGA
- the dpagt1 gene encoding UDP-N-acetylglucosamine--dolichyl-phosphate N-acetylglucosaminephosphotransferase isoform X1, producing MSQLPVLPLLINLCLSVLGCLATVKLIPAFKEHFITARLFGMDLNKTKKTEIPESQGVISGTVFLIILFCFIPVPFLSCFMGEQCKAFPHDEFVQLIGALLAICCMIFLGFADDVLNLRWRHKLLLPTVASLPLLMVYFTNFGNTLIVVPKPFRALLGMHLDLGILYYVYMGMLAVFCTNAINILAGINGIESGQALFISGSLIVFNMLELNGDFRDDHIFSLYFMIPFFFTTLALFYHNWYPSAVFVGDTFCYFAGMTFAVVGILGHFSKTMLLFFIPQVLNFLYSLPQLFHLVPCPRHRLPRLNPETGKLGMSYSKFKKKDLCKLGALILKVAETLKLVDVQQGLEGDGEFVQCNNMTLINLVLKVLGPMHERTLTSVMLLTQVLGSAVAFGIRYHLQWQLQGPGFHVLQNLPQA from the exons ATGTCCCAGTTGCCAGTGCTCCCGCTTCTGATCAACCTCTGCTTGTCTGTGCTGGGATGTTTGGCCACAGTAAAGCTCATTCCAGCTTTCAAAGAGCATTTCATTACGGCCAGATTGTTTGGCATGGACCTGAATAAAACCAAGAAAACGGAGAT TCCTGAATCTCAAGGTGTCATCAGTGGAACAGTGTTCCTCATCATCCTCTTCTGCTTCATCCCGGTGCCCTTTCTCAGCTGTTTCATGGGGGAGCAGTGTAAGGCTTTCCCTCATGATGAG TTTGTTCAGTTGATTGGTGCCCTGCTAGCGATCTGCTGCATGATCTTCCTGGGTTTTGCCGATGATGTGCTGAACCTCCGTTGGCGCCACAAGCTGCTCCTGCCCACGGTGGCCTCATTGCCCTTGCTCATGGTCTACTTCACCAACTTTGGCAACACTCTCATTGTGGTGCCCAAGCCCTTCCGTGCTCTGCTGGGCATGCACCTTGACCTGG GGATCCTGTACTATGTGTACATGGGGATGTTGGCTGTGTTCTGTACCAATGCCATCAACATACTGGCTGGCATCAATGGCATAGAGTCTGGGCAAGCTCTCTTCATCTCAGGCTCCCTCATAGTCTTCAACATGCTGGAGTTGAATG gtgactTCAGAGACGACCACATTTTCTCCCTTTACTTCATGATCCCCTTCTTCTTCACCACGCTGGCTCTCTTCTACCACAACTG GTACCCATCAGCAGTGTTTGTGGGTGACACCTTCTGCTATTTTGCTGGGATGACCTTTGCTGTGGTTGGAATACTGGGCCACTTCAGCAAGACTATGCTGCTCTTCTTCATACCTCAAGTGCTTAACTTCCTGTACTCGCTGCCTCAGCTCTTCCACCTGGTTCCCTGCCCACGACACCGTCTGCCCAG ACTAAATCCTGAAACAGGAAAACTGGGCATGAGCTACTCCAAATTTAAGAAGAAGGACCTCTGCAAATTAGGAGCCCTCATTCTAAAG GTGGCAGAGACATTAAAGCTTGTAGATGTGCAGCAAGGCCTAGAGGGAGATGGAGAGTTTGTACAATGCAACAACATGACCCTCATCAACCTGGTGCTGAAGGTTCTGGGACCCATGCATGAAAGAACCCTGACGAGCGTAATGCTGCTCACACAG
- the dpagt1 gene encoding UDP-N-acetylglucosamine--dolichyl-phosphate N-acetylglucosaminephosphotransferase isoform X13 produces MSQLPVLPLLINLCLSVLGCLATVKLIPAFKEHFITARLFGMDLNKTKKTEIPESQGVISGTVFLIILFCFIPVPFLSCFMGEQCKAFPHDEFVQLIGALLAICCMIFLGFADDVLNLRWRHKLLLPTVASLPLLMVYFTNFGNTLIVVPKPFRALLGMHLDLGILYYVYMGMLAVFCTNAINILAGINGIESGQALFISGSLIVFNMLELNGDFRDDHIFSLYFMIPFFFTTLALFYHNWYPSAVFVGDTFCYFAGMTFAVVGILGHFSKTMLLFFIPQVLNFLYSLPQLFHLVPCPRHRLPRLNPETGKLGMSYSKFKKKDLCKLGALILK; encoded by the exons ATGTCCCAGTTGCCAGTGCTCCCGCTTCTGATCAACCTCTGCTTGTCTGTGCTGGGATGTTTGGCCACAGTAAAGCTCATTCCAGCTTTCAAAGAGCATTTCATTACGGCCAGATTGTTTGGCATGGACCTGAATAAAACCAAGAAAACGGAGAT TCCTGAATCTCAAGGTGTCATCAGTGGAACAGTGTTCCTCATCATCCTCTTCTGCTTCATCCCGGTGCCCTTTCTCAGCTGTTTCATGGGGGAGCAGTGTAAGGCTTTCCCTCATGATGAG TTTGTTCAGTTGATTGGTGCCCTGCTAGCGATCTGCTGCATGATCTTCCTGGGTTTTGCCGATGATGTGCTGAACCTCCGTTGGCGCCACAAGCTGCTCCTGCCCACGGTGGCCTCATTGCCCTTGCTCATGGTCTACTTCACCAACTTTGGCAACACTCTCATTGTGGTGCCCAAGCCCTTCCGTGCTCTGCTGGGCATGCACCTTGACCTGG GGATCCTGTACTATGTGTACATGGGGATGTTGGCTGTGTTCTGTACCAATGCCATCAACATACTGGCTGGCATCAATGGCATAGAGTCTGGGCAAGCTCTCTTCATCTCAGGCTCCCTCATAGTCTTCAACATGCTGGAGTTGAATG gtgactTCAGAGACGACCACATTTTCTCCCTTTACTTCATGATCCCCTTCTTCTTCACCACGCTGGCTCTCTTCTACCACAACTG GTACCCATCAGCAGTGTTTGTGGGTGACACCTTCTGCTATTTTGCTGGGATGACCTTTGCTGTGGTTGGAATACTGGGCCACTTCAGCAAGACTATGCTGCTCTTCTTCATACCTCAAGTGCTTAACTTCCTGTACTCGCTGCCTCAGCTCTTCCACCTGGTTCCCTGCCCACGACACCGTCTGCCCAG ACTAAATCCTGAAACAGGAAAACTGGGCATGAGCTACTCCAAATTTAAGAAGAAGGACCTCTGCAAATTAGGAGCCCTCATTCTAAAG